ATCGTCTATATAAACGTAAGCAAATTTACCGATATATTGTCGCAAAATGTCGTCTACGCATCGTTGAAAGATTGAGGGTGCGTTCTTAAGTTCAAACGGCATCCTAACAGACTCATAATTTGCGCCATTCATTGCAAATGCGGTTTTTTCGCGATCGGAttcctttattaaaatttgatggaATCCTGATTATAAATCAATGGTCGAGAAAACTTTAGCTTTACCTAAATTTTGAACTGTCATATTAATATCAGGTATAGGGTAGCGGTCGTTTGTAGTATGTGCGTTAAGTTTTTGGTAGTCGACCACCATTCTCCGTTTAGGTCTACCATTGTCGTCTAATCCTTTCTTTGGAACAGTCCAAATAGGGGAATTGTACGGACTTTTACTCGGCTGAATTATTCCATTTTCTAAAAGCCTATCTATTTCTTTATTGACAAAATCATGGTCTGCCACGGGGTAAGGGTATTGCTTTGTCCAAATGGGATCTTCTGTTTGCGTCCTAATCGTAGCTTGGATAGTGGTTGTGAAGGGTAGGGTGTcactaatattttcatttgctttcATTACTTCCTTAATTTCCTCCTCATACTTGGCATTATCTACAGTATAATTAATGAAAGGTTCCTTTTTTCCTGCTACTTTCTTCTGGTACTTTAAACTATAATCAAAGAGGTTAATCTCTGCCTTAATTTATCTGAGGCCTTATTCACCTAAGATCATGTCGAATTCATTTAATTCGCCTATTTCAAAGAATACTAACTGATGCCCGTACATTGTGATCACTTTTTTTTGAATCTATAACCGAATAGCCATGTAGAGTTTTTGTTCTAAATGGTTTTATTGATACTGACTTACCTATGTTGCAGGTTGGCaaaaatcctccgctgaaccctccacgagggtgccgactggaaatagataccacaggttcACGTCGTTAGTAGTGAGgtgtctagctaaggtcaggcttcctatctgggtgttcggtactcttcgatagtgcagcatccagataggaggtcttaccatggtaggaggtaaggggctggatcaaggtgtcatgcgacccgtgccgaagatcaacctggctgggggcccttaaatagcccagtctcgcacggagcttacggatacctggcgccctccgtaataagatagccttacttgcgtagcgggggctatgcgcaagcggacatactttcccctacactcgtgggtccaaaatatgagccaaaacattaacataataaataaaaacaaaaaggagtccggacctccttcAAAAAGACCGGAGGGAGCGGGTTGCTCCCAgagaagagcagcgtttggcacgagctcgacaacagccaaagcgaggacaggagcgaagcttggtcctggagcaaaggcgAATACTAAGGGGGCAGTAGCCAAGGCTGGCgccacaaaaacagcaacgctggaggcagcccataccaaccCCTGTAGCCAAAGCTTGGCAGCCAAGCAGGAGAAGGTGGGAGATGCTAAAAGCGAAGCTGCCAGTAGTGGGTCAGCCAGAGAGTGGCCTTCCTTCAGGATTGATGACCCGGCAAAAgcaaagtatgcagagaggcgacgcgctgcatacctgttgaagaaggtggagctgcaaccgccaagcaatgaggagctcacaaaggagctccaagaatccattgattgcgcgagagctgtcCTACCTAACTTCAAACTAGAAGCGCCAGTAGTGGCAACAAAAAGACAAAGgtccgctgaagaggctaagccgtcagcaaagagaccgaaaactaagggcgtgacgcccgtaagatcttttgctgatgtggcccgaaaccgcattgtcattggtgtgctggatgagggtgatcccgaaggaaaaatccccagagcccaatggaaatgggtgcaagccgcactgacgaatgtggctttggaagtgctacttagcaatccaggtccacccccgtcatgtgcggatgccggatggtatcaagggcaaataaagatgatagcgtgtgacgacgagagatcggtccagctatataaagCAGCAATATCTAAAGTGGGagaggtctaccccggagccaaattggtggcggtagacaggaaagatatcccatcccgaccgagagcaagggtatggatcccggctacaccatcgcagccggaccaaataatgcagcgcataagagcctgcaacccaaatctgccaacggagggatggagattcgtcaaggcctttgaCGACCCCGCAGCAGAATCTGGAGTGGAGACGAAgcgagccacaatgcagattctgctgcttctaacaaaagaatccgtagaaccgctagcgaaaagtggcggagagatcaactacggattcacaaaagtaagggtcatgacctacaaatcagacgccgatgcaggagaaaacttggcatcggaatcggagtgcgaagtcgaggaagatccagtggagtcctcgagcgacgcagagatcacggatcaaggtgagtgtacttcggggtctgaacttgcggacagactctctaaactctacactgagagtgagcttttaagcgactctcatgatgTTGCAGAGAAGACCataactaatgcgtcttctccaaattaatttacaccacagcaaactagcgtctctagccctagttaaccgcatggcagaagaacggcctgactttgtcctcactcaggagccatgggttaacggagggcgtatttgcggtctgaggacaccaggttacaatctatacgcgaatggttgtgtaggtaagccaaggacatgtatattggctaacaaaaagcttaatgtctttttattacacaattacagtagtaacgacactacggtagtaagctgggagacgagcAAGAGGAAATACCGGCTcgcatcatgctacatgccgtacgacgaggtagcagtaccatcgcagctgttcaaggagctggtacgagacgccgaagcatccaagtgttcgatcatacttggatgcgactccaatgcgcaccataatctatggggaagcacggacattaatgaaaggggtgagttgctctttaattatctaataggaagtaagcttctgttatgtaacaaaggtagtatgccaacatttataaccagaaaccgacaggaagtattagatataacactggtatcggaagaactggtggataaaataacacattggagggtattggaagaacactccttctcagaccaccgctacattgagtgtataattgaagaaaatgtagttagggaagagaaattcaggaatcataggaaaacgaactggcagatgcacatgcaggagctaaaaaagcgtattcctatgattccaccattccaaccggaaaagaaagaggacctagacatccttgttaaacgattcacagagtcttgtcgtcaagcactagaggtagcttgtccattaacacacagtaggggaagaattagacctccttggtgGACCCCAATACTTAAAAACATGCAGAAGAATTGCAGAAGGCAATTCAATTCTGCCAAACTATCCCAAGAAGatatagagtgggataactatcacaaccaccttcgggcatacaaaaaggaggtaagaaaagcaaaaaggaaTTCGTGGAAATCCTTTTGCAACGATATCGAAGATACAGCAGAAGTGTCccgactgagaaagataatgacacagtcgaaacacagcatcggataccttcagaagccagatcacagctggacggaatccagtaaagagactctgggcctactaatggacactcaattcccagacagttccgagaacctcaCAGGGGGGCATATAATGGGGAGTGAAGTAAGCTCAGAGacccctccgctagacatagtgtcagatgacaatgtttattgggcaataggcagcttcaagccttataaaacgccgggaccagacggtctattcccggcCCAGTTACAGCAATccctgagctacacaataaactggataacaaccatgtttagaggggCGCTGAAATTGAGCTATATTCCCTCGACATGGAGGGAagttaaggtgatatatatcccaaaggcgggcaaaagctcacatattaatccaaaggattttagaccaattagtctttcatcatttctcttaaaaacgctggaaagactaatagaaatacatataaaggacatactaaacccaagaaaaatggcagtttcgcagcatgcgtactcgaagggtagatccacagaaacggcattaagctcagtggtagcagagattgaaaaatctctggaaataaaagaatacaccctcgtagccttcctagacatagaaggtgcctttaacaacatccagccaaaggccatattgagcgcgcttaaagatctgggcatatctgagcctctccggaaattaattgaacagatgctcttgggcaggtcaattatttcaacgctgggagcttcaacgatgtacagatctgtccgaaggggtacaccccaaggaggcgtgttatccccacttctctgggtcctgacaatgaataaaatgcttgtggacctagaaaagaaggggatacatgttgtggcctacgctgatgatgtggcagtctcggttaggggcaagttcccgaacaccctcgctagtctcatgcagacaatactaaacgagattaatcgatgggccgtatcatgcggactgaatttaaatgctagcaagacagaactagtattgtttactaagaaacacagaactcccgaaatcacgccgccatttttaaatggcaccaggctaacgataggggataaagcaagctacttgggactaattttggacaggaagctttcttggaaacaaaacctggaagcgagggtaaagaaagctgctacagcgctttacacatgtaaaagaatggtggggcccaggtggggactgacacctcgggtggctcactggctgtacacagcaattgtaaggccgatcatgacctacgggatagtagtatagtggccaattacagaaaagaaatatgcgattagaagcatggaaagtatacaaagagcagctagtatttgcatcagtggagctctcagaactacgccaagccaggcactcaacataattttacacttgctgccaacagacttatattgtaagcaaatggcagcgaagtcagctctaagACTGCGGGAAGCCTCCCTATTAGTCGCCTGTAACAAGGGACATTCtaggatacttaggaagttcccggttcttcccataactacggattttcgcaatccggtggagctgaacctaaatccggtcctcaatattacctttccctccagagaggagtgggaacgggatgtagtggacaaggaagaagggattagcttctatacggatggttccaaactggataaccgagtaggcggcggtgtcttctcggctaaattagataccaaaatcgccttccggttaccagaccactgtagtgtcttccaagcagaggtcactgcaattaaagaaagccttcttgtactaacaaaaagcgtaataacaacaagaagtgtatttatatatacagacagccaagcggctttgaaatctctgatgtctcataggatttcgtcgaagacagtgaaggattgccatgatcttctggcggatctgtcatcctatttcactataaatctgcaatgggttccaggacacagtgacatccctggtaactgcgtagcagatgaactagccagagcaggcaccaccctacaactagatcctggtaaggtggacataaatatgcctctggctacgtgtagatacctaatcgacaaacatgtcattaatatagccgagtgtcagtggaatcaatccctgacctgctcaaccagcaggcaaacgtggcaagaatggaatatgagccgcacatgccgattattaaaattcaagaggaatgatataagaactctcgtaggagtactaacaggccactgtctaataggcagacatgcaagtagacttggcgcgccatataacgactattgcagaagctgtcaggaagtagaagaggaggagaccattagacatcttctatgcgattgcgcagcactatataggaaaagaatcgcaaccatgggtcgtgggtttcttgacgacgtctcggaggttgcacagataaaacttgtcacactgatgaagttcatcagaagtacggggtggttcagagaggaaccagtagagtgaggggatcacagtcccagtggtatcacaatgggcctcctaaaggcctaagtatgtcgaatgacagccactttacctacctacctacctacctatgtTGCAGTTCTTATTAATGTAGTTATTTGTGGATCCAGTGTCCACTAGTAAAGTTACGGGTGTGCCTGTTAGTCCGCATTTCGTCTGGATGCATGGCAACCCGTTTATTCGCCTAAAAAAGTACTCCCAGATTCAAAGTTTTCCTCGTAGTTGGAGATGTTCACAGATTCAATGTCAGCTTGTTTGGTTTGTTTGATACGCTGTAGTTTATTgtggttaaagttttgggatGATACGTTTCTCTCCCTTTTAAATGGATTCTGTTGGTGAGACGGATTTCTTGTTGAGTGTTGATGCGTTTGCTTCACGTATTGGTGTGAAAAGTCCACTTCCATAGGTATAGGTTTTGGTTGCTGTTGGCCATTTCCTCTGGTGTAGTTGCCCCGGAGTCCCATAATAAATGTGCGGATGGCGTCATCACTCACGTCTGATAATCTTCCAGCTCGCATATTTTCTTCCattgtttctattttttgttgaatcAATGTTAAGGCCGGATGTATTTCGTCGTGGAATTCGGTGAGAGTTTTACTTCCTTGCTTTTTCTTCATCATTATTTCTTTCAGAACATGTAGTGGTCGTTTATCCGAGTAGGTATAATCTAAGCGGTTGATTATAGCATAGAAATTAAGTTGAGTTCCGTTAACTGATAGAACTTTAGAAGCGGCTCCTGTTAATTTTGCTCTCATTATGCATACACAATTGTAATACTCAGGGCTGtataaaattcttttatatttttcatctgTGTCCACACCTGGGTGCGCCAAGGGTTATATTCGCCCTCTTCTCCGTCAAATGTTGGTAGGCATCTAAAAATTTCTGTATTTATTTGGCTAGCCTGTGTGATTTGTGGTTTTAGAACAGGCATGGTTGGTACCGTGTTCATCGAAACCTGTGATTGTGTCCTTAATGCATCGAAGTCGGTTTTTAACGAATTGAGTTGAGCCGTAAGGACATCAATGTGTGCTTTGAGTGTTGCTGCTTCAGTCATCTTaatagcttttgctttcaatcggaatgtatttaattttttgttgtcgtCAAAGGCTGCTTTCTTTCTGTTTGATCGAGGTTTAAACATGTAATCTTCTTCCTTAGATTACTGTTGTTTCGTTCTTGTTGGATTCAGCGCTGTCCGCTTTTTCAGGATCTGCTTTGAATCGTATGCTACTTTTTCAAGCACTCTGTACTGGAAGTCCTACCTTCCATGGTATTTTACTTTTATCATTCTTTAGGATCGCGGAGTTCCTGTCCTTTCAAGGATGTCTCCTGGCCTTTTTTGATAGCAAGTAAAATTTTCTATCCCGGTTGAGCCCCCagttaattataattgaatcatTTGTTGTGATTTCTATTTCACACCATGTGTGCAGCAGATGTTGGGATATCTTATCactatttgtttatgtgtgGTTCAGCATAAACAAGAGATGTTTTGGTCATTTCTGTTTAATGAAACGTTCCTTAACTCGCGTGAGTCTATCCTTCGAAAGCACCTTTACGGGAGATCTGGCCAGACGCGAAGCCTTCTTAAAAGATCCCTTCTGAGACGTCGCTCGTACTAGCTATCTGCGCCATTTACCAGCTGCTCCACTCCATGCATGGTGAGAGGGACACCTATTTTAGAGAGGCGGTATTGGCTCGCCTCTGTCGCAGGAGTTTCATCGGCTTAGCTGGCTTTTATACCGCATCCTCCACTCCTGCCGCTCTTCGTACGCAGTGCTGCTTGTTtttgcaaggggtattgcggaatatatgccaatgtggacctTGAATATATAACATACGCAATCCTACTTGTTCTTATTttccaaagaacaaggggttttgcgggatgtatgccaatatGGACTTTGACTATAAAATGTACAAACGTATCGTGTATATgaaacaatatatatgtatgtatgtatatgattcccaaaattacttaaattttttattttaaacttttgatattaatttaaaataaaaaaacttaaaacaccATTTATGTAAAAGCGTATTTGAGGATCAatctttagatattttttgtaACCCTATGTAGGGTATGCAGATTTTCTGCTTTAAGTATTTCCAAAtgtccgtatatatgtatgttcgcagTGCGGAGAGAGTGAGAAATTGAAATTGGTAATGTGCCGGTGAAATTGGTAATGTACATCAATTTATAATagtgtacaagtatattgaaacagataaaattgtatttatgtatgtatatgtattatattaaatataaatctatatatataaaagaaagtcgtgttagttactccacttataactcaagaacggctAAACCGATTTAGCTGTAAATTGGCAGGGAGGTAGTTTAGAGCCAGGAGAAGGACATAGGAtaccttttattttttatgttaaaagtcaatacaattcataaataaaaaaaattatatttcaaatcataatcatgtgttcaaaattcatattagaatcatttgaatattttatgacttcaaaaaagaaaaaataataataatattaatattgaagtgaagtttaattaataatgccGCGACCAAGACGATCGGTCGGCCCGAtctcttttttacttttacctGTAATCCAAAATGGATAGAAATTATACAATTGCTGTTTCCCGGACAAACAACAAGTAATAGACACGACATCACAGCACGTATATTCAGGCAAAAAATTCGGTCCCTGATGaactttattgttaaaaaacGCGTCTTTGGAGATACTCGATGCTGGATGTATTCAATCGAATGGCAAAAGCGAGGCCTGCCGCACGCACACATTCCTATTTGCTTAGTGGAAAGAATTCAGCCTGACCAAATAGATGATATCATATGTGCCGAGATTCCTGATTATGAAGTCGATCCAGACCTACATGATGTTGTTACTACTAATATGATTCATGGACCGTGTGGTGCCATCAATCCCCAATCACCTTGCATGGTCGATGGAAAGTGCTCTAAACAATATCCACGGAAATTAACGGCGGAGACTGTCACTGGCAATGATGGTTATCCGCTGTATCGGCGTCGATCACCAGACGACAACGGTCGAACTGTCACAACGAAAGTGAAAAGAATGGATTTCGTTGTCGACAACAGTTGGATTGTTCCATATTCGCCACTTATTTCTAAATCGTTCAAGACACATTGCAACGTTGAATACTGCAATTCAGTTAAgtccataaaatatatttgcaaatatgtcaCGAAAGGCAGTGATATTGCGGTTTTTGGATTGCAATCCTCGAATACCAACGATGAAATTTCACGCTATAAAGTTGGTCGTTATGTGAACTGTAATGAAGCGATTTGGCGTATATTCGCATTTCCTATTCACGAACGTCATCCTACTGTTACGCATTTGGCGGTGCATCTGGAGAATGGTCAACGAGTATATTTCACGGCATCGAATGCTACGCAACGCGCTGAAACACCTCCAGCAACTACATTGACAAGTTTTTTTGCGATCTGCTAAAGCGATCAGTTTGCACGAACTTTGCTTTACTCGGAGATGCCACGTTATTATACTTGGAATTTTTCATCGAAGAATTTTCAAAGACGGAAGCAAGGCGATGAGGTTCCTGGGTATCCAGATGTGCGTTCTACTGATGCTCTTGGTCGTATGTATGAACTGTAATCCAAAGAATAATGAATGTTTCTATTTGCAGTTGTTGCTGGTAAATGTGCGTGAGCCAACGTCATTTGAGTCACTACGGACTGTTAATGGTGTAATATTCCCAACATATCGTGCTGCATGTGAAGAATTGAAGTTATTAGAAAACGATAGTCATTGGGATACGACAATCGCTGAAGCCATTATCTATGCATCTCCAAGTCAAATACGCACATTATTCGCTATCA
This genomic interval from Bactrocera oleae isolate idBacOlea1 chromosome X, idBacOlea1, whole genome shotgun sequence contains the following:
- the LOC138858003 gene encoding uncharacterized protein; amino-acid sequence: MRKRTYFPLHSWVQNMSQNINIINKNKKESGPPSKRPEGAGCSQRRAAFGTSSTTAKARTGAKLGPGAKANTKGAVAKAGATKTATLEAAHTNPCSQSLAAKQEKVGDAKSEAASSGSAREWPSFRIDDPAKAKYAERRRAAYLLKKVELQPPSNEELTKELQESIDCARAVLPNFKLEAPVVATKRQRSAEEAKPSAKRPKTKGVTPVRSFADVARNRIVIGVLDEGDPEGKIPRAQWKWVQAALTNVALEVLLSNPGPPPSCADAGWYQGQIKMIACDDERSVQLYKAAISKVGEVYPGAKLVAVDRKDIPSRPRARVWIPATPSQPDQIMQRIRACNPNLPTEGWRFVKAFDDPAAESGVETKRATMQILLLLTKESVEPLAKSGGEINYGFTKVRVMTYKSDADAGENLASESECEVEEDPVESSSDAEITDQGECTSGSELADRLSKLYTESELLSDSHDVAEKTITNASSPN
- the LOC138858071 gene encoding uncharacterized protein, translating into MNFIVKKRVFGDTRCWMYSIEWQKRGLPHAHIPICLVERIQPDQIDDIICAEIPDYEVDPDLHDVVTTNMIHGPCGAINPQSPCMVDGKCSKQYPRKLTAETVTGNDGYPLYRRRSPDDNGRTVTTKVKRMDFVVDNSWIVPYSPLISKSFKTHCNVEYCNSVKSIKYICKYVTKGSDIAVFGLQSSNTNDEISRYKVGRYVNCNEAIWRIFAFPIHERHPTVTHLAVHLENGQRVYFTASNATQRAETPPATTLTSFFAIC